In Nicotiana tabacum cultivar K326 chromosome 11, ASM71507v2, whole genome shotgun sequence, a single window of DNA contains:
- the LOC142166024 gene encoding putative mitochondrial protein AtMg00300: MDSGCSKHMTRSTKDFLSLKALQGRSVSFGNSNKGYILGVRRIEKSLSHSIENVYYVNRLKYNLLSISKICDKGNKAEFVSKTYTITNLVTGEVVLMVKRYKNIYVANFESLKNGDLSCLSVVDDDTKLWNMRLGHASFTLLNKLVRKDLIHGLPKSSFKDHKICDVCVKGKQVRSSFKPKNKVSTARPLDLPQVDLCRPMRMPRR; the protein is encoded by the coding sequence ATGGacagtggctgctcaaagcacatgactagAAGTACAAAAGATTTCCTTTCACTTAAGGCCCTGCAAGGaaggagtgtatcctttggaaataGCAACAaaggatacattctgggagtcAGAAGGATTGAGAAGTCTCTTTCTCActcaattgaaaatgtgtactacgtGAACAGGTTGAAGTACAACTTACTAAGCATTTCCAAAATCTGTGACAAGGGAAACAAAGCGGAATTTGTGTCAAAAACCTATACAATCACAAACCTGGTGACTGGTGAGGTGGTGTTAATGGTAAAAAGATACAAGAATATATATGTAGCTAATTTTGAGTCTCTGAAGAATGGTGATCTAAGCTGTCTAagcgttgttgatgatgatacaAAATTATGGAACATGAGGCTAGGTCATGCAAGCTTCACGTTGTTAAACAAATTGGTCAGGAAGGACCTGATTCATGGTCTGCCCAAGTCAAGCTTCAAGGATCACAAAATATGTGATGTATGTGTAAAAGGGAAGCAAGTCAGATCCTCATTTAAGCCCAAAAATAAAGTCAGCACCGCAAGGCCACTTGATCTCCCTCAGGTGGATCTATGTAGACCTATGAGGATGCCAAGAAGATGA